A single region of the Bifidobacterium asteroides DSM 20089 genome encodes:
- a CDS encoding Ohr family peroxiredoxin: MTTYTGNEPSNISYTAVADITGGREGHADSHEPDLSLDLDTPKAMGGKGQGTNPEQLFAIGWGACFQGAMGLAGKELRVPATKLAQSKVRTHISLGDQGESFGIKALIEVCLPGVDRDLATRLVERTQELCPYSKATAGNVPTEVVVVDSLD; the protein is encoded by the coding sequence ATGACTACATATACAGGAAATGAACCAAGCAATATCTCATACACAGCCGTGGCTGACATCACCGGAGGCCGCGAGGGCCATGCGGACAGCCATGAGCCCGATCTCTCCCTGGACCTGGATACACCCAAGGCCATGGGGGGCAAGGGTCAGGGAACCAACCCCGAGCAACTCTTCGCCATCGGCTGGGGCGCCTGCTTCCAGGGAGCCATGGGACTGGCCGGCAAGGAGCTGCGCGTGCCGGCCACCAAGCTGGCCCAGAGCAAGGTGCGCACTCATATCTCCCTTGGTGACCAGGGCGAGTCCTTCGGCATCAAGGCTCTGATTGAAGTCTGTCTGCCCGGTGTCGATCGTGATTTGGCCACCCGCCTGGTGGAGCGCACCCAGGAGCTTTGCCCCTATTCCAAGGCTACGGCGGGCAACGTCCCCACTGAAGTGGTGGTCGTAGACAGTCTGGACTGA
- a CDS encoding deoxyguanosinetriphosphate triphosphohydrolase gives MGTDEEGGSRLLAEGYSAQDQERWAPEPPKTSSRTAFERDRARLVHSSALRRLGAKTQILVAGTDDFARTRLTHTLEVAQIGRQIGTMLGCDPDVVDCACLAHDLGHPPFGHNGERALSSLASDIGGFEGNAQTLRLLTRLEPKVFQPDGRSAGVNLTRAALDAAVKYPWTLAEASAHPKGERTAKFCVYPDDQEVFHWLKQGAPQASTPMECQVMDLADDIAYSVHDVEDAIVVGSFVPERLAEPRIIDGVVRAARSWYGDRWDADQLIRALETVRGMLPTGFDGSRRALATLKNTTSYLIGRFADSVEAATRSRHGQGPLTRYSAGLVIPPRTSYEIVALKGIAVYFVMAPREKEPFHAEQLKIVTDLVEVMMADSPAPSDALEDVFLEDWHQAGSDGERLRVAIDQVASLTDGSALALHSLVCP, from the coding sequence ATGGGCACTGACGAGGAAGGCGGATCTCGCCTGCTGGCTGAGGGCTACTCCGCCCAGGATCAGGAACGGTGGGCACCGGAGCCCCCGAAGACCAGCAGCAGGACCGCCTTTGAGCGTGATCGGGCGCGCCTGGTCCATTCTTCGGCGCTGCGTCGGTTGGGGGCCAAGACGCAGATTCTGGTCGCCGGCACCGACGACTTCGCGCGTACGCGGCTGACCCACACTCTGGAAGTGGCCCAGATCGGACGGCAGATCGGCACCATGCTGGGTTGCGACCCAGACGTGGTGGACTGTGCCTGTCTGGCCCACGACCTGGGCCATCCGCCCTTTGGCCACAACGGCGAACGTGCCTTGTCCTCGCTGGCCTCCGACATAGGGGGATTCGAGGGCAATGCACAAACCCTTCGACTGCTGACCAGGCTTGAGCCCAAGGTCTTCCAGCCGGACGGACGCTCGGCAGGGGTCAACCTGACCAGGGCCGCCTTGGACGCTGCGGTCAAATATCCCTGGACCCTGGCCGAGGCCTCGGCTCATCCCAAGGGGGAGAGGACCGCCAAGTTCTGCGTCTATCCCGATGACCAGGAGGTCTTCCACTGGCTTAAGCAGGGAGCGCCGCAGGCCAGCACGCCTATGGAGTGCCAGGTCATGGACCTGGCTGATGACATCGCCTACAGCGTCCACGACGTGGAGGACGCCATCGTGGTCGGTTCTTTCGTGCCTGAGCGACTGGCCGAGCCCCGGATCATCGATGGCGTGGTTCGGGCCGCCCGATCCTGGTATGGGGACCGCTGGGATGCTGACCAGCTGATCCGAGCCTTGGAGACCGTCCGTGGCATGTTGCCGACGGGCTTCGATGGTTCACGCCGGGCCTTGGCTACTTTGAAGAACACCACCAGTTACCTGATCGGCCGCTTTGCCGACTCCGTGGAGGCGGCCACCCGAAGCCGCCACGGCCAAGGTCCGCTGACCAGGTACTCGGCTGGGTTGGTCATTCCTCCTCGGACCTCCTATGAGATTGTGGCCTTGAAGGGGATTGCGGTCTACTTCGTCATGGCTCCCCGTGAGAAGGAGCCCTTCCATGCAGAGCAGCTGAAAATCGTGACCGACCTGGTTGAGGTCATGATGGCCGACTCGCCAGCCCCCTCTGATGCCTTGGAGGACGTCTTCCTGGAGGATTGGCACCAGGCGGGTTCGGATGGGGAGCGCCTACGGGTGGCTATCGACCAGGTGGCCTCCCTGACCGACGGTTCGGCGCTGGCCCTGCATTCCTTGGTCTGCCCATAG
- a CDS encoding ABC transporter ATP-binding protein has product MRPTDGAHADPILTGKGLTKVYASTGSGTARKAAVDGIDVSLLPGECLAIIGESGSGKTTLSRLLLGQLRPDAGQVAYEGGPVLHGSQAAKALVRDSALVFQNPFASLDPRWTIGRSVAEPLLAARLKASRYGWHRYQREQDLADRVAKVLSEVQLDPGRIMTAYPSDLSGGQAQRAAIARALIVKPRILLADEPMSAIDVSARVGILHTLQSIMARSRQQSDPSNGMSMIIISHDLGVVQHIADRVMVLSQGKVVEEGPVRTILNHPSQSYTRQLLAAATL; this is encoded by the coding sequence ATGAGGCCGACTGACGGTGCACATGCCGATCCGATCCTGACGGGGAAGGGCCTGACCAAGGTCTATGCCTCCACAGGAAGTGGAACGGCTCGAAAGGCTGCGGTTGACGGCATCGATGTCTCCCTTCTGCCAGGGGAGTGCCTGGCGATCATAGGGGAGTCTGGTTCAGGGAAAACCACGCTTTCACGTCTGCTCCTGGGCCAGTTGAGGCCTGATGCCGGGCAGGTGGCATATGAGGGCGGACCCGTTCTACATGGTTCCCAGGCCGCCAAGGCACTTGTGCGGGACTCTGCTCTGGTCTTTCAGAACCCCTTTGCCTCGCTTGATCCCCGGTGGACAATCGGCCGATCGGTCGCCGAACCTCTTCTGGCTGCCAGGCTCAAGGCGAGCAGATACGGCTGGCATCGGTATCAGAGGGAGCAAGACCTCGCTGATCGGGTGGCCAAGGTCTTGTCAGAGGTTCAGCTTGACCCAGGCAGAATCATGACGGCTTATCCTTCAGATCTGTCTGGCGGCCAGGCCCAGCGGGCGGCCATAGCCCGGGCCCTGATCGTCAAGCCACGGATACTCTTGGCCGATGAGCCAATGAGCGCCATCGACGTCTCGGCACGCGTCGGAATTCTCCATACCCTTCAATCCATCATGGCCCGGTCCAGGCAGCAGAGCGATCCGTCCAATGGCATGTCCATGATCATCATTTCCCATGATCTGGGTGTGGTCCAGCACATCGCGGACAGGGTCATGGTGCTCAGCCAGGGGAAGGTGGTGGAGGAGGGGCCTGTGAGGACCATCCTCAATCACCCCAGTCAGTCATATACTCGTCAGCTACTGGCAGCTGCAACCCTATAG
- a CDS encoding acetyltransferase — MSRYAMETARWIRHATMDDFEAIMPVYAYARKRMAQTGNPRQWGDKYPLPERIREDIAGGHTMLLVDNAAGMDQIPEDPVYPEPELDEHKGSHERIIGVFALFHDPEPDYKVIDGSWLDDRPYTTIHRVAASGLGRHAAGDLLDWSMRRYENIRADTGLKNYAMQHILETHGFTRCGNIIMPENKEIENVRVAYQLHNRPLDLAEREREAKRLVAV, encoded by the coding sequence GTGAGCAGGTACGCGATGGAAACAGCACGTTGGATCCGTCATGCCACCATGGACGACTTTGAGGCGATCATGCCTGTCTACGCCTACGCCAGAAAGCGGATGGCGCAGACCGGCAACCCCCGTCAGTGGGGGGACAAGTACCCCCTGCCCGAACGCATCCGCGAGGACATCGCCGGTGGCCACACCATGCTATTGGTTGACAATGCGGCCGGTATGGATCAAATTCCTGAGGATCCCGTCTACCCTGAACCGGAGTTGGATGAGCACAAGGGCAGCCATGAGCGCATCATCGGCGTTTTCGCCCTCTTCCATGACCCGGAACCGGATTATAAGGTCATTGATGGCAGCTGGCTGGACGACCGGCCCTATACCACCATCCATAGGGTGGCCGCCTCGGGACTGGGGCGTCACGCGGCCGGGGACCTGCTTGATTGGAGCATGCGCCGGTACGAGAACATCCGCGCCGATACGGGATTGAAGAACTACGCCATGCAGCACATCCTGGAGACCCATGGCTTCACCCGCTGCGGCAACATCATCATGCCTGAAAACAAGGAGATCGAGAACGTGCGGGTGGCCTATCAGCTGCACAATCGTCCCCTTGACCTGGCTGAGCGCGAAAGGGAGGCCAAGCGCTTGGTCGCCGTCTGA
- a CDS encoding S-ribosylhomocysteine lyase, which yields MADKPIVESFQLDHTKVKAPYVRLIDEEKGPQGDIISNYDLRLVQPNQNAIPTAGLHTIEHTIAVLLRERIPGYIDCSPFGCRTGFHLLAWGRHSTEDVAKALKESLEFIADKATWDDVPGTEITSCGNYRDHSLFSAKQWSRDIVAAGISSDPYERKLV from the coding sequence ATGGCTGACAAACCAATCGTGGAGAGCTTCCAGCTGGATCACACCAAGGTCAAGGCGCCCTACGTTCGTCTGATCGACGAGGAGAAGGGCCCTCAGGGAGACATCATCTCCAACTATGATCTGCGCCTGGTCCAGCCCAATCAGAATGCCATTCCAACTGCCGGGCTGCACACCATCGAGCACACCATCGCCGTGCTCCTGCGCGAGCGCATCCCCGGCTATATCGACTGCTCGCCCTTCGGTTGCCGGACGGGCTTCCACCTGCTTGCCTGGGGCCGTCATTCGACCGAGGACGTGGCCAAGGCCCTGAAGGAGTCCCTGGAGTTCATCGCCGACAAGGCCACCTGGGACGACGTGCCGGGCACCGAGATCACCTCCTGCGGCAACTACCGAGACCACTCGCTCTTCTCTGCCAAGCAGTGGAGCCGTGACATCGTGGCCGCCGGCATCAGCTCCGATCCTTACGAGCGCAAGCTGGTCTGA
- a CDS encoding ABC transporter permease yields MRVVLASMWRKASGRYSLIVLAIWILVSLVSRFWTPVPIWNTDGYRIWQAPSRAHLLGTDGTGADILSWLMAGSATNLVISLLAVVLSGVLGLLLVMAMVSLRSGVSQTVVVMVDALISLPTVLLALILAVPLGPSIAVVVVACGFGYGLNLARIVRPQALLAAESDYVRFARHSGVGSFRIFCTHLVPNVIPVLSVQLSMSAGTSVLAEAGLTYLGVGVPSGLPSWGHSLTTSVKFINVFPLTVLWPGLVVTMVVVALNLFGDSLRDAIDPVTNPRLRAAVAVAGRSALHFVHRETSAQLDDSGRHVENTIHAGKGDNDVAEY; encoded by the coding sequence ATGCGGGTGGTACTGGCCAGCATGTGGCGCAAGGCCTCGGGGCGATACTCCCTGATCGTTCTGGCCATTTGGATTCTGGTCTCCCTGGTCTCCAGGTTCTGGACCCCGGTCCCTATCTGGAACACCGATGGTTATCGGATCTGGCAGGCCCCCAGCCGCGCCCACCTTCTGGGAACGGACGGCACCGGGGCAGACATTCTCTCCTGGCTGATGGCGGGGTCGGCCACCAACCTGGTCATCAGCCTTCTGGCTGTCGTCCTGTCAGGCGTATTGGGACTCCTCCTGGTCATGGCCATGGTCTCGCTCCGCTCAGGAGTATCGCAGACGGTCGTGGTCATGGTCGATGCCTTAATTTCCCTGCCCACAGTGCTGTTGGCCCTGATCCTGGCTGTCCCTCTGGGACCCAGCATCGCCGTGGTTGTCGTTGCCTGCGGATTCGGCTATGGACTCAACCTGGCCCGGATTGTACGGCCCCAGGCGCTCCTGGCGGCGGAGTCGGACTATGTGCGATTCGCCCGGCACAGTGGGGTCGGGTCCTTCAGAATCTTCTGCACCCACTTGGTGCCCAATGTCATTCCGGTTCTGTCCGTGCAGCTCTCCATGTCGGCGGGGACTTCCGTCCTGGCTGAAGCTGGGTTGACTTACTTGGGGGTGGGCGTTCCCTCCGGTCTACCCTCCTGGGGGCACTCGCTGACCACCTCGGTCAAGTTCATCAACGTCTTTCCGCTGACCGTGCTCTGGCCCGGTCTGGTGGTCACCATGGTGGTGGTGGCTTTGAACCTGTTCGGTGATTCCCTGCGTGATGCCATCGATCCGGTTACCAATCCAAGGCTCAGGGCCGCCGTGGCTGTCGCCGGGCGATCCGCTCTTCACTTCGTGCACCGGGAGACTTCTGCACAATTGGATGACTCCGGTCGTCATGTCGAAAATACGATCCATGCAGGCAAGGGAGACAATGATGTCGCTGAGTATTGA
- a CDS encoding ABC transporter ATP-binding protein encodes MSLSIDGLNLSINGRTILDQVDLRVAEGQRVGLIGSSGSGKSMIARSVLGTAPLTASLSGSILVDGLQILGSDDRSLADLRGSRMGMIFQNPSTALNPVKKIYNQVELPLRRHYRLSVQERHRRVMEILDQVGLDADLAGSYPHELSGGQQQRAAIATALVTKPRLILADEPTTALDAITQRQIVDLLVSLVDQSGASLLFITHDFSVLARVADYCYILDAGRVVESGQTQSILHSPCSPQGRTLVRAARELTLSADGGKHEAD; translated from the coding sequence ATGTCGCTGAGTATTGACGGCCTGAACCTGTCCATCAATGGCCGCACCATTCTTGACCAGGTGGACCTCAGAGTTGCAGAAGGCCAACGGGTCGGCCTGATCGGCTCCTCCGGCTCCGGAAAGTCGATGATCGCCCGCAGCGTTTTGGGCACCGCACCACTGACGGCCTCTCTATCGGGATCCATTCTCGTGGATGGGCTTCAGATTCTCGGTTCCGATGACCGGTCCCTGGCGGATTTGCGCGGCTCCCGGATGGGCATGATCTTTCAGAATCCCTCCACTGCCCTGAACCCGGTAAAGAAGATATACAACCAGGTCGAGCTTCCTCTTCGTCGCCACTATCGGCTGAGCGTCCAGGAACGGCACAGACGGGTCATGGAAATATTGGACCAGGTCGGGTTGGATGCGGATTTGGCCGGCTCTTATCCGCATGAGCTGTCCGGGGGTCAGCAGCAGCGGGCGGCCATAGCCACGGCCTTGGTCACCAAGCCCAGACTGATCCTGGCGGACGAGCCGACCACGGCCCTGGATGCCATCACCCAGCGGCAGATTGTGGATCTGCTGGTTTCCCTGGTCGATCAGAGCGGGGCCTCCCTCCTGTTCATCACCCACGACTTCTCCGTACTGGCTCGGGTTGCTGATTACTGCTACATCCTTGACGCTGGGCGAGTGGTGGAAAGCGGGCAGACTCAGAGCATTCTGCACAGTCCCTGCAGTCCACAGGGCAGGACCTTGGTGAGGGCGGCAAGAGAGTTGACGCTGAGTGCAGATGGAGGCAAGCATGAGGCCGACTGA
- a CDS encoding ATP-binding cassette domain-containing protein, with the protein MSLTVSKVDKSYGKLKALDEISLCFEPGNIYGLFGRNGAGKSTLCNLMTGRILPDHGLVHLDGSGLVNDSRIIRRVALVNETWPYPSRRHIRQAFVMAEGFYGGFDWHLAESILKSFALRLTDTFASLSMGQRQVVKDTIGLCLPVEYLILDEPTTGLDAAARERIYAFVLESYQRRGPTMIIATHIINEVSRLISRATILDQGRVLRSFSVDDLSALGATVTGRPRDVEGYLAQGDPQQLSRQRIGDLLRVSFEGPVPDEQPKGLIVAPMDLQTYFVQITEGATQ; encoded by the coding sequence ATGAGTCTGACAGTTTCCAAGGTGGACAAATCGTACGGAAAGCTGAAGGCCCTGGATGAGATCTCGCTCTGCTTTGAGCCCGGTAATATATACGGACTCTTCGGGCGGAACGGGGCCGGCAAGTCCACCCTGTGCAATCTGATGACGGGCAGGATACTTCCTGACCATGGGCTGGTCCACTTGGACGGAAGCGGGCTGGTCAACGATTCGAGAATCATTCGCCGCGTGGCCCTGGTCAATGAAACCTGGCCCTATCCATCCCGACGGCACATTAGACAAGCATTTGTCATGGCCGAGGGGTTTTACGGTGGTTTCGACTGGCACTTGGCCGAGAGCATTCTTAAGAGCTTCGCATTGAGGCTGACTGACACTTTTGCCTCCCTTTCCATGGGGCAGCGTCAGGTGGTCAAGGACACCATCGGACTCTGTCTGCCTGTGGAATACCTCATTCTGGATGAACCGACGACAGGATTGGATGCAGCGGCCAGGGAGAGAATCTACGCCTTCGTTCTGGAGTCCTATCAGCGACGCGGACCGACCATGATCATCGCTACCCATATCATCAACGAGGTCAGCAGGCTCATCTCCCGCGCCACGATCCTCGACCAGGGTCGGGTCCTGCGATCTTTCAGCGTGGATGATCTGTCAGCCCTGGGGGCCACTGTCACCGGCCGTCCGCGTGACGTGGAGGGCTACCTTGCCCAGGGTGACCCGCAGCAGCTGAGCAGGCAGCGCATCGGTGACCTGCTGCGCGTCAGCTTCGAGGGGCCGGTGCCTGACGAGCAGCCCAAGGGGCTTATTGTCGCCCCCATGGATCTGCAGACCTACTTCGTCCAGATTACGGAAGGTGCGACACAATGA
- a CDS encoding GntR family transcriptional regulator codes for MAIEIPDGRPVFVKVADRLAEAIAEGLVADGERIPSTTEISTAYQINPATVLKGMNLLVDRGLLEKRRGLGMFVTAGAGRSVRERRRSELLNGRFQDLVEEAKSLDVSREDLDAIIERVYQ; via the coding sequence ATGGCGATCGAAATACCGGATGGCCGGCCAGTTTTCGTGAAGGTGGCGGACAGGTTGGCCGAAGCCATAGCCGAGGGTTTGGTCGCCGATGGTGAAAGGATTCCCAGCACCACGGAAATCTCGACCGCTTACCAGATCAACCCGGCAACCGTCCTCAAGGGGATGAACCTGCTGGTCGACCGGGGTCTTCTGGAGAAACGGCGGGGGCTGGGCATGTTTGTCACTGCCGGTGCGGGCCGAAGCGTTCGTGAGCGTCGCAGGAGTGAACTCCTGAACGGAAGGTTCCAGGATCTGGTCGAAGAAGCCAAGTCTCTGGACGTATCCCGTGAGGACCTGGACGCCATCATAGAAAGGGTCTACCAATGA
- a CDS encoding RecQ family ATP-dependent DNA helicase codes for MVDIQDAGQALKRYFGYESFRPGQEDLVKTILNGRDCLGVMPTGAGKSICYQIPATLLDGLTIVISPLVSLMKDQVDGLEDAGIPASFVNSTQDMDEQSLALAQAAQGHSKILYVAPERLDAPRFREFAQHTRISLLAVDEAHCVSQWGQDFRPAYLGIGDFIRSLPSRPTVAAFTATATEKVRRDIVYMLGLDDPYVAVTGFDRPNLFFDVIKLESKYKNRWVVQYALKHGNDSGIVYCATRKETEALADDLSKAGVSAVSYHAGMDAQDREQAQRDFVNDKVQVVVATNAFGMGIDKSNVRYVIHHNMPESIEAYYQEAGRAGRDGEPARCSLLWNESDIVTRRRLLDMDNCNDRLSGEQAEAVRAEHRRLLNVMIGYCRTTGCLHQYMLRYFGEEVDQAAAGLSPAEADKGKPVPVGHPDTGSTGCQNCSNCLSTFKTIDVSDVARAISRCVHDVNQGFGSGKIAQILRGSRSQDLLRRGLDRCPSYGVLAQIPEARIRDVLNQMASDGYLYITEGRLPMVHFGPKAAQTVSPDFHYEIKRTERPSASGKVFGGGSSSTLEDGGLDSAGASDVSPEDEKLFQKLRDLRTSIAHKIGKPPYIVFSDKALRDMCRLRPIDDATFLAVNGVGQHKLEQYGPQFMGVISEFSSGREAKVAGGRGRA; via the coding sequence ATGGTGGACATCCAGGATGCAGGGCAGGCGCTGAAGCGGTATTTCGGATATGAGTCCTTTCGCCCGGGTCAGGAGGATCTGGTCAAGACCATCCTGAATGGGCGCGACTGCCTGGGTGTTATGCCGACCGGAGCTGGCAAGTCAATCTGCTATCAGATTCCTGCCACCCTTCTGGACGGTTTGACCATCGTCATCTCTCCCTTGGTTTCCCTGATGAAGGACCAGGTGGACGGGCTGGAGGATGCGGGCATCCCGGCTTCGTTCGTCAATTCCACCCAGGATATGGATGAGCAGTCCCTGGCCCTGGCTCAGGCTGCACAAGGGCACAGCAAGATCCTCTACGTGGCTCCCGAGCGGCTGGATGCCCCCAGATTCAGGGAATTCGCCCAGCATACGAGGATCTCCCTGCTGGCTGTGGACGAAGCCCATTGCGTATCGCAGTGGGGTCAGGACTTCCGCCCTGCCTACCTGGGCATCGGCGATTTCATCAGATCCCTGCCCAGTCGGCCCACGGTGGCAGCCTTCACCGCTACGGCGACCGAGAAGGTTCGGCGCGACATCGTATACATGTTGGGCTTGGACGACCCCTATGTGGCGGTGACTGGATTCGACAGACCCAACCTCTTCTTTGACGTAATCAAACTGGAGAGCAAATACAAGAATCGCTGGGTGGTCCAGTACGCCCTGAAGCATGGAAATGACTCAGGCATTGTCTACTGCGCCACCCGTAAGGAGACCGAAGCCCTGGCAGATGATCTGAGCAAGGCAGGTGTCAGCGCTGTCAGCTACCACGCCGGCATGGATGCCCAGGACAGGGAACAGGCGCAGCGGGACTTCGTCAACGACAAGGTGCAGGTGGTCGTGGCCACCAATGCTTTCGGCATGGGCATCGATAAGTCCAACGTGCGATATGTCATCCATCACAACATGCCTGAGAGCATCGAGGCCTACTACCAGGAGGCCGGCAGGGCGGGACGTGACGGTGAGCCCGCCCGATGTTCGCTGCTGTGGAACGAGAGCGACATCGTCACCCGCAGACGTTTGCTGGACATGGACAACTGCAACGACAGACTGAGCGGTGAGCAGGCTGAAGCGGTCAGGGCCGAACACCGGCGTCTGCTCAACGTCATGATTGGCTACTGTCGGACCACCGGTTGCCTTCACCAGTACATGCTGCGGTACTTCGGCGAAGAGGTGGACCAGGCTGCCGCGGGTCTTTCGCCTGCCGAGGCCGACAAAGGCAAACCCGTCCCAGTCGGGCATCCCGACACCGGCAGCACCGGCTGCCAGAACTGTTCCAACTGTCTGAGCACCTTCAAAACCATCGATGTCAGCGATGTGGCCCGTGCCATAAGCAGGTGCGTGCATGACGTGAATCAGGGGTTCGGCTCCGGCAAGATCGCCCAGATCCTCCGGGGGTCGCGCTCGCAGGACCTTCTTCGGCGAGGGCTGGATCGGTGCCCCAGCTATGGCGTTCTGGCCCAGATTCCGGAGGCGCGCATTCGCGACGTGCTCAACCAGATGGCCTCGGACGGGTATCTGTATATCACCGAAGGACGGTTGCCCATGGTCCATTTCGGGCCCAAGGCCGCGCAGACGGTCAGTCCGGACTTTCACTACGAAATCAAGCGGACGGAACGCCCGAGTGCTTCAGGCAAGGTCTTCGGCGGTGGATCTTCTTCGACGCTCGAGGATGGCGGTCTCGACTCGGCCGGTGCAAGTGATGTCAGTCCAGAGGATGAGAAGCTTTTCCAGAAGCTGCGCGATCTGCGGACCAGCATAGCCCACAAAATCGGCAAGCCTCCCTATATCGTCTTCTCCGACAAGGCGTTGCGCGATATGTGCCGCCTTCGGCCCATCGATGATGCAACCTTCCTGGCCGTCAATGGGGTGGGACAGCACAAGCTGGAGCAATATGGACCCCAGTTCATGGGGGTCATCTCCGAGTTCTCGTCCGGTAGAGAAGCGAAGGTAGCCGGCGGGCGCGGCAGAGCCTGA
- the alr gene encoding alanine racemase — MTLSAAPAWRFSGPEGQRHYEQALRAYPGQIIVDLRTLKANMATLVNLVHSTNPGAAVMGVVKADAYGHGLIPASLAALAGGATWLGTAQSSEALRLRRAGIGPDRCRILSWMFNGDRAPFDQLIQADIDLGIGSLKAMNMAAQAADQVGRPARVHIKVDTGFGRNGFTPETFVDALRELSSLAARGLLEPVGLFSHLAVADMPGVDEFVSSTDEQIALFEEFSDRMTAAGMKPAIRHLANTAATLSRPGIRYDLTRPGIGLYGYEPDPSMGVSADYGLRPAMTLQAQLGTVKDMPAGHGISYGRTYLTEKPTSTAIMPLGYADGIHRSASGFDRQGAMGREHLGGPVRLMTRQGPKLVRVAGRVCMDQCVLDLEGMASDLGVSEGDTVVLFGPGRGEAQAEPTADDWARAADTISYEIFTCLRGRIPRLYLGVHEVVDPSDLHLIAPESIL, encoded by the coding sequence ATGACATTGAGCGCAGCACCGGCATGGCGGTTCTCCGGGCCCGAGGGTCAGCGGCATTACGAGCAGGCTCTTCGGGCCTATCCTGGGCAGATTATCGTGGACTTGAGGACCTTGAAGGCCAATATGGCCACCCTGGTGAATCTGGTTCATTCCACGAATCCTGGTGCTGCGGTCATGGGTGTGGTCAAGGCTGATGCTTACGGACATGGGCTCATTCCTGCCTCTCTGGCGGCGTTGGCGGGCGGAGCAACCTGGCTGGGCACGGCCCAGTCCAGCGAAGCCCTGCGTCTGCGCCGGGCAGGCATCGGCCCCGACCGTTGCCGGATTCTGTCCTGGATGTTCAATGGGGACCGCGCCCCCTTTGACCAGCTGATTCAGGCTGACATCGACCTGGGAATCGGTTCTCTGAAGGCCATGAACATGGCGGCCCAGGCGGCAGATCAGGTCGGCAGACCTGCCCGTGTCCACATCAAGGTGGACACGGGCTTTGGACGCAACGGCTTCACCCCTGAAACCTTCGTGGATGCCCTGCGAGAGCTCTCCAGCCTGGCCGCCCGGGGCCTGTTGGAGCCTGTGGGGCTCTTCAGCCATCTGGCGGTAGCCGACATGCCCGGTGTAGACGAGTTTGTGTCGTCCACTGACGAGCAAATCGCCCTCTTCGAGGAGTTCTCTGACAGGATGACCGCCGCCGGCATGAAGCCCGCAATCCGGCATCTGGCGAACACCGCCGCCACGCTCAGCCGTCCTGGGATACGTTATGATCTGACCCGTCCTGGCATCGGCCTGTACGGATACGAGCCCGATCCCTCAATGGGGGTTTCGGCCGATTATGGTCTGCGCCCGGCCATGACCCTTCAGGCCCAGCTGGGCACGGTCAAGGATATGCCGGCCGGTCACGGCATCTCCTACGGCCGAACCTATCTGACGGAGAAGCCGACGAGCACAGCCATCATGCCCCTGGGTTACGCCGATGGGATCCATCGGTCGGCCTCGGGCTTCGACCGCCAGGGCGCTATGGGTCGGGAGCACCTGGGAGGTCCCGTCCGTCTGATGACTCGCCAAGGGCCCAAGTTGGTTCGCGTCGCTGGAAGGGTCTGCATGGACCAGTGCGTACTGGATCTAGAGGGCATGGCATCTGACTTAGGGGTGAGCGAGGGCGATACCGTTGTGCTCTTCGGGCCGGGCAGGGGGGAGGCTCAGGCTGAGCCAACCGCTGATGACTGGGCCCGGGCCGCCGACACCATCAGCTATGAGATCTTCACCTGTCTGCGTGGCAGGATTCCACGGCTCTACCTGGGCGTGCATGAGGTGGTCGACCCTTCCGACCTGCACCTGATTGCCCCTGAATCCATTCTTTGA